One stretch of Methanomassiliicoccus luminyensis B10 DNA includes these proteins:
- a CDS encoding DUF4011 domain-containing protein, whose translation MGTNATTLDERIERWQQNLLDLTLRNRLLNFKPSSAIRVAAPGPPRVFDMMTADNATLTIRELGPKEDISAAAKAVAGSEVLVEPDPTSGRLRHMRLKARSAVREQGVNILFLSFGLLRWSEKDDPSTELLAPLILVPVELVKQGPMQPFQLRMAEEDVVINPTLIHKLSTTFGLKLPEWAEGDAPAGYLSRARDAIAPNEGWKIDDWMYLSLLSFSKLSMYQEMRACRDDIVRHPLLRAISGDPSLLPPVPDHPASDRLDSEVRPAQSFQILDADSSQQEAVEMAKRGMTFVLQGPPGTGKSQTIANIIAESLASGKKVLFVSEKMAALEVVKRRLDESGLGTYLLELHSHKTARSEVIEELRECMAPLTLEKVRGHDLEKLEELRNRLNEYVQALHAAREPLGRSVFCVHGRLAALEDAPVLAVPVQGASSMTMDDLETRARLAKQVQLLKEPVGRVDVHPWRDLRMEGWEPEHQVMVEASLRDLEDGTRKVRERVARLSSMAGREAPSDLHEIRSLLEQMGRSVSTPLPLRDWLVAGTPDRLLKDLEDARTYYERRAKNEAWALENYDRGVLALDLEAVLERVRGAKYLGPLSERYRIDRSILREFARDKGKRRYREVVGDLERLIEIKKDDARFEELAKLSAERFGPRFKGDRTDWGEARTALMWTSFYLKDFGEHITPKLMDLLCDPRAAARLSGPVRDAEAEVSRLKDVLRNLQARFWSKGAASPAHATDLALLEKFASDHLSELPSLKEWVRICALEQDCRENGLEALFALARRKGLPEGDLGDAYRKRALQAWLETMRATDGRLRSFRSDEHRHAIEQFRKLDQEQMAIARRRLVGLLNDARARSLDPDSANAVEIGILKRELERKRHKQVRQLFSECPNLITQLKPCLLMSPLSVSMFLDPSKIKFDLVIFDEASQIHPEDAVGSIMRGTQAIIVGDSRQLPPASFFQAAMGEEDEDYGPEDLESILDECSASAIKQHMLLWHYRSRHESLIAFSNRHIYGNRLFTFPSAAPGGGVSHVRVDGVYDRGGSRTNPVEAEKVASLVFDHFAKSPQRSLGVIAFSEAQQMAILDRIEKLRMKHPEFERFFEEGASDEFFVKNLENVQGDERDVIILDVGYARDARGRMTQNFGPLNQLGGERRLNVAITRAKQQVMVVSSIGADDVEGGSAGPKLLRDYLAYAASGGDEGMLAGARERRAEEPLDFQFEEEVFKALTVEGLILRKRVGCSGYRVDLAVEDPNAPGSFVLGIECDGASYRSGKTARDRDRTREQVLRGLGWRLHRIWSADWVDDRDREVVKVRRILKEAGYPLAAAKNGGMRVIIRAARPPVKAEERPDRPAEKA comes from the coding sequence ATGGGGACGAACGCTACCACGCTGGACGAGCGCATCGAACGCTGGCAGCAGAACCTTCTGGACCTTACTTTACGCAACAGGCTGCTGAACTTCAAGCCCTCCTCGGCGATACGTGTGGCCGCTCCCGGTCCGCCGCGGGTCTTCGACATGATGACCGCCGACAACGCCACCCTAACCATCAGGGAGCTGGGGCCGAAGGAGGACATCTCGGCGGCAGCGAAGGCCGTGGCCGGCAGCGAGGTGCTGGTGGAGCCGGACCCCACGTCGGGACGGCTGCGGCACATGCGGCTCAAGGCCCGCTCCGCGGTCCGCGAGCAGGGAGTGAACATCCTGTTCCTGTCGTTCGGCCTGCTGCGGTGGTCCGAGAAGGATGATCCCTCGACGGAGCTGCTCGCTCCCCTCATCCTCGTCCCGGTGGAACTGGTGAAGCAGGGGCCCATGCAGCCCTTCCAGCTCAGGATGGCGGAGGAGGATGTGGTCATCAACCCCACCCTGATACACAAGCTCTCCACCACCTTCGGGCTCAAGCTCCCGGAGTGGGCGGAGGGCGACGCTCCCGCCGGGTACCTGAGCAGGGCGAGGGACGCGATCGCGCCTAACGAGGGCTGGAAGATCGATGACTGGATGTACCTATCCCTGCTGTCGTTCTCCAAGCTCTCCATGTACCAGGAGATGCGCGCCTGCCGCGACGATATCGTCCGGCATCCTTTGCTGAGGGCCATCTCCGGCGACCCGTCCCTCCTCCCCCCGGTGCCGGACCATCCGGCCTCGGACAGGCTGGACAGCGAGGTTCGACCGGCCCAGTCGTTCCAGATCCTGGACGCCGACTCCAGCCAGCAGGAGGCGGTGGAGATGGCCAAGAGGGGCATGACCTTCGTTCTGCAAGGGCCGCCGGGCACGGGAAAATCGCAGACCATCGCCAACATCATCGCCGAGTCGCTGGCGTCCGGCAAGAAGGTCCTGTTCGTCTCGGAGAAGATGGCCGCCCTGGAGGTGGTGAAGAGGCGGCTGGACGAGAGCGGGCTGGGGACGTATCTCCTCGAGCTGCACAGCCACAAGACCGCCAGGTCCGAGGTCATCGAGGAGCTGCGCGAATGCATGGCCCCGTTGACGCTGGAAAAGGTCAGGGGGCACGACCTGGAGAAGCTGGAGGAGCTGAGGAACCGACTGAACGAGTACGTGCAGGCGCTGCACGCCGCCAGGGAGCCGCTGGGCCGGTCGGTGTTCTGCGTGCACGGGCGGCTGGCCGCGCTGGAGGACGCCCCTGTGCTGGCGGTCCCGGTGCAGGGCGCCTCGTCCATGACCATGGACGACCTGGAGACCCGGGCGCGGCTTGCCAAGCAGGTGCAGCTGCTGAAGGAGCCGGTGGGGCGGGTGGACGTCCACCCCTGGCGCGATCTCAGGATGGAGGGTTGGGAGCCGGAGCACCAGGTCATGGTGGAAGCCTCCCTTCGCGACCTGGAGGACGGCACCCGGAAGGTGAGGGAGCGGGTGGCCCGCCTCAGCTCGATGGCCGGACGGGAGGCGCCCTCGGACCTTCACGAGATAAGATCGCTGCTGGAGCAGATGGGGCGGTCCGTCTCCACGCCCCTGCCGCTGCGGGACTGGCTGGTGGCCGGTACGCCGGACCGCCTGCTGAAGGACCTGGAAGATGCTCGCACATACTACGAGCGGAGGGCGAAGAACGAGGCGTGGGCCCTGGAGAACTACGACCGCGGAGTGCTGGCCCTTGACCTGGAGGCAGTGCTGGAGCGAGTCAGGGGGGCGAAGTACCTGGGCCCCCTGAGCGAGAGGTACCGCATCGACCGGTCCATCCTCCGGGAGTTCGCCAGGGACAAGGGGAAGAGGCGGTACAGGGAGGTGGTCGGCGACCTGGAGCGGCTCATCGAGATCAAGAAGGACGATGCCCGGTTCGAGGAGTTGGCGAAGCTGTCAGCGGAGCGGTTCGGCCCCCGGTTCAAGGGGGACCGCACCGACTGGGGAGAAGCGCGCACCGCCCTGATGTGGACCTCGTTCTACCTCAAGGACTTCGGCGAGCATATCACCCCGAAGCTGATGGACCTGCTGTGCGATCCCCGGGCAGCGGCCCGCCTCTCCGGGCCGGTCAGGGACGCCGAGGCGGAGGTGTCCCGCCTCAAGGACGTCCTGAGGAACCTGCAGGCCCGGTTCTGGTCCAAGGGGGCGGCGTCGCCGGCGCACGCCACCGACCTGGCGTTGCTGGAGAAGTTCGCCTCCGACCATCTGTCGGAGCTGCCGTCCCTGAAGGAGTGGGTGCGCATCTGCGCCCTGGAGCAGGACTGCCGGGAGAACGGGCTGGAGGCGCTGTTCGCGCTCGCCCGGAGGAAGGGCTTGCCAGAGGGGGACCTGGGGGATGCGTACCGCAAGAGGGCCCTGCAGGCCTGGCTTGAGACCATGCGGGCCACCGACGGGCGGCTCCGCTCGTTCCGCTCCGACGAGCACCGCCACGCCATAGAGCAGTTCCGGAAGCTGGACCAGGAGCAGATGGCCATCGCCCGCCGGAGGCTGGTAGGGCTGCTGAACGACGCCCGGGCCAGGAGCCTGGACCCCGATTCCGCCAACGCCGTCGAGATCGGCATCCTGAAGCGCGAGCTGGAGAGGAAGCGGCACAAGCAGGTGCGCCAGCTGTTCTCGGAGTGCCCCAACCTGATAACGCAGCTGAAGCCCTGCCTGCTGATGTCCCCGCTGTCGGTCTCCATGTTCCTAGACCCGTCCAAGATCAAGTTCGACCTGGTCATCTTCGACGAGGCGTCGCAGATCCACCCAGAGGACGCGGTGGGCTCAATCATGAGGGGGACGCAGGCCATCATCGTGGGCGACTCGAGGCAGCTGCCCCCCGCCTCGTTCTTCCAGGCCGCGATGGGGGAGGAGGACGAGGACTACGGGCCCGAGGACCTGGAGAGCATCCTGGACGAGTGCTCCGCATCGGCGATCAAGCAGCACATGCTGCTGTGGCACTACCGGAGCAGGCACGAGTCGCTCATCGCGTTCTCCAACCGGCACATCTACGGCAACCGCCTGTTCACCTTCCCCTCGGCCGCCCCGGGCGGGGGCGTGAGCCACGTCAGGGTCGACGGCGTCTACGACCGGGGAGGATCGAGGACCAACCCCGTGGAGGCGGAGAAGGTCGCCTCCCTCGTCTTCGACCACTTCGCCAAGAGCCCCCAGAGATCACTGGGCGTGATCGCGTTCTCCGAAGCGCAGCAGATGGCCATCCTGGACCGCATAGAGAAGCTGAGAATGAAGCACCCCGAGTTCGAGAGGTTCTTCGAGGAAGGGGCCTCGGACGAGTTCTTCGTGAAGAACCTGGAGAACGTGCAGGGGGACGAGAGGGACGTCATCATACTGGACGTGGGGTACGCGAGGGACGCCCGGGGCCGCATGACCCAGAACTTCGGGCCGCTGAACCAGCTGGGCGGGGAGAGGAGGCTCAACGTCGCCATCACCAGGGCGAAGCAGCAGGTCATGGTGGTCTCTTCCATCGGCGCCGATGATGTGGAGGGAGGGTCGGCCGGTCCGAAACTCCTCAGGGACTACCTCGCCTACGCCGCCTCCGGCGGGGACGAGGGGATGCTGGCGGGCGCGAGGGAGCGCCGGGCCGAGGAGCCCCTGGACTTCCAGTTCGAGGAGGAGGTGTTCAAGGCCCTGACCGTCGAAGGCCTCATCCTGCGCAAGAGGGTGGGGTGTTCCGGCTACCGGGTCGACCTGGCGGTGGAGGACCCCAACGCCCCCGGCTCGTTCGTCCTGGGAATCGAATGCGACGGCGCTTCGTACCGCTCCGGGAAAACGGCCCGGGACCGGGACCGCACCAGGGAGCAGGTGCTGCGCGGACTGGGGTGGAGGCTGCACCGCATATGGTCCGCCGATTGGGTGGATGACCGGGACCGGGAGGTCGTGAAGGTGAGGCGCATCCTGAAGGAGGCGGGCTATCCCCTCGCGGCGGCGAAGAACGGCGGCATGCGGGTCATCATCAGAGCGGCGAGGCCGCCGGTGAAGGCAGAAGAGCGTCCAGACAGGCCGGCGGAGAAAGCGTGA
- a CDS encoding 50S ribosomal protein L18e produces MKNTLKTDPNLVALISDLKRETRDGNAAIWRDIALRLEKPSRNWAEVNLSKLERNLKDGDIVIVPGKVLGAGSLNKKVTVAAFRFSESAAKAIEAAGGKKLTIAELVKENPSGSGVKIMG; encoded by the coding sequence ATGAAGAATACACTCAAGACGGACCCCAACCTGGTCGCCCTCATCTCCGATCTGAAGAGGGAGACCCGGGATGGGAATGCCGCCATCTGGCGAGACATTGCTCTGAGACTGGAGAAGCCCAGCCGAAACTGGGCCGAGGTCAACCTGAGCAAGTTGGAAAGGAACTTGAAGGACGGGGACATCGTTATCGTCCCCGGCAAGGTGCTTGGCGCCGGCAGCCTGAACAAGAAGGTCACCGTCGCCGCGTTCCGCTTCTCGGAGAGCGCCGCCAAGGCCATCGAGGCTGCCGGCGGGAAGAAGCTGACCATCGCCGAGCTGGTGAAGGAGAACCCTTCCGGCAGCGGCGTGAAGATCATGGGGTGA
- a CDS encoding 50S ribosomal protein L13 gives MAVVINAEGHILGRLSTNVAKRLVNGEQVIVVNAEKAIITGNRDVILDRYHQKYKRGKIINGPFFPKRADLILKRTVRGMIPFKNARGQDIYRNLTVYVGVPKELASSQMEKVEHATNLWTNKYVTLGEVAEWLGSRLR, from the coding sequence ATGGCTGTTGTTATCAATGCGGAAGGGCACATCCTGGGACGCCTCAGCACCAATGTCGCGAAGCGGCTCGTCAACGGGGAGCAGGTCATCGTTGTCAACGCCGAGAAGGCGATCATCACCGGCAACAGGGACGTCATCCTGGACCGGTACCACCAGAAGTACAAGAGAGGCAAGATCATCAACGGGCCGTTCTTCCCCAAGAGGGCCGACCTCATTCTGAAGAGGACCGTCCGGGGAATGATCCCGTTCAAGAACGCCCGCGGCCAGGACATCTACCGGAACCTGACCGTGTATGTCGGGGTCCCGAAGGAGCTGGCCTCCTCCCAGATGGAGAAGGTGGAGCACGCTACGAACCTGTGGACCAACAAGTACGTCACCCTCGGCGAGGTCGCGGAGTGGCTCGGAAGCAGGCTGAGGTGA
- a CDS encoding 30S ribosomal protein S9, producing the protein MANVVNTSGKRKEAVARAVVSEGSGKVRVNNVPIEIYNPELARLKMMEPMALAGDKAAKVDVSVNVEGGGFMGQAEATRTAIAKGLVEFLKDNELEAMFKQYDRSLLISDPRRKLPKKPQGRGARKKRQKSYR; encoded by the coding sequence ATGGCAAACGTAGTCAACACCAGCGGCAAGAGGAAAGAGGCCGTGGCCAGGGCCGTCGTGAGCGAGGGTTCTGGCAAAGTCAGGGTGAACAATGTTCCTATCGAGATCTACAACCCTGAGCTCGCCCGCCTCAAGATGATGGAGCCAATGGCCCTGGCCGGCGACAAGGCCGCCAAGGTCGATGTCAGCGTGAACGTTGAAGGCGGCGGGTTCATGGGTCAGGCCGAGGCCACCAGGACCGCCATCGCCAAGGGTCTCGTGGAGTTCCTAAAGGACAACGAGCTTGAGGCAATGTTCAAGCAGTACGACCGCTCTCTGCTTATCAGCGACCCCCGCAGGAAGCTTCCCAAGAAGCCCCAGGGACGTGGCGCTCGCAAGAAGAGGCAGAAGTCCTACAGGTGA
- a CDS encoding DNA-directed RNA polymerase subunit N codes for MIIPVRCFTCGKVIGGVYQTYLKRVQLGEDPQQVLDDLGLQRYCCRRMIVAHADLVDEVIPLG; via the coding sequence ATGATAATCCCAGTAAGATGCTTTACGTGCGGCAAGGTGATCGGTGGAGTTTACCAGACGTACCTCAAGAGGGTGCAGCTGGGAGAGGACCCCCAGCAGGTCCTCGATGATCTCGGCCTGCAGCGCTACTGCTGCCGCCGCATGATCGTCGCGCACGCCGACCTGGTCGACGAAGTTATCCCTCTGGGATGA
- a CDS encoding HNH endonuclease, translating to MNVGTDRNYCITNHDSNHGNDKYADIFSISMKQLYPSYELSWRTEEDEKFRGSAAWKKIRLRILERDDFTCAYCGYRSEKRQQVNHIDGDPKNNEDENLETICPDCHRVMHSGLWCTKMHTMRLYSRSNYSQNDIIRITREMRSQGHSDEGIVKHLGLEGPLPWMQDLEYLRSLYAFNASGVPMPTPKRFLTEEEQKARLKNRDKW from the coding sequence ATGAATGTTGGAACAGATAGGAATTATTGTATTACCAACCATGATTCCAATCATGGAAATGATAAGTATGCAGATATTTTTTCCATCAGCATGAAGCAGCTCTATCCATCGTACGAGCTTTCGTGGAGAACAGAGGAAGATGAAAAATTCCGAGGGAGCGCTGCCTGGAAAAAGATACGCCTCCGCATCCTGGAGCGAGATGACTTCACCTGCGCATACTGTGGTTATCGCTCTGAGAAGAGACAGCAGGTCAATCATATCGATGGTGATCCAAAGAACAACGAAGATGAGAACCTCGAAACGATCTGTCCAGACTGCCACAGGGTAATGCATTCCGGGCTTTGGTGCACCAAGATGCATACCATGAGGTTGTATAGCCGATCAAATTATTCTCAAAACGACATCATCAGGATAACCAGGGAAATGCGTTCCCAGGGGCACAGCGACGAGGGGATTGTCAAGCATCTTGGCCTCGAAGGACCATTGCCTTGGATGCAAGACCTGGAGTATCTAAGATCATTGTACGCGTTCAACGCCTCAGGTGTGCCGATGCCGACGCCCAAGCGGTTCTTGACCGAGGAAGAGCAGAAGGCCCGCCTGAAGAATCGCGATAAATGGTGA